From Gammaproteobacteria bacterium, one genomic window encodes:
- a CDS encoding CBS domain-containing protein: MKAREWLARHPAVALTIAGDSSLQDAARLLLDHPEGRDIFVLDAEGHLSGHLGLWHLTSLLLAELRPTHSLRELIERITLGTVAEHMDDRMLCVGADEKIDDILHQHDIFQQQVERRVEDLPVVDDQRRLLGVIRLADLLRDAIDVNT, translated from the coding sequence ATGAAGGCCCGTGAATGGCTTGCACGCCATCCGGCGGTGGCGTTGACCATCGCCGGTGACAGCAGCCTGCAGGATGCCGCACGCCTGCTGCTGGACCATCCTGAAGGACGCGATATCTTTGTGCTCGATGCCGAAGGGCACCTCAGCGGGCATCTGGGCCTGTGGCACCTGACCAGCCTGCTGCTGGCCGAGTTGCGGCCCACCCACAGCCTCCGTGAGCTGATCGAGCGGATCACGCTGGGCACCGTGGCCGAGCATATGGACGATCGCATGCTGTGCGTCGGGGCCGACGAGAAGATCGACGACATTCTTCATCAGCACGACATCTTCCAGCAGCAGGTGGAGCGTCGCGTCGAGGACCTCCCGGTGGTGGATGATCAGCGCCGCCTGCTGGGTGTGATTCGTCTGGCCGACTTGTTACGCGATGCGATCGATGTAAACACCTGA